The Triticum aestivum cultivar Chinese Spring chromosome 3A, IWGSC CS RefSeq v2.1, whole genome shotgun sequence genome includes a region encoding these proteins:
- the LOC123061792 gene encoding two-pore potassium channel 2 has product MIPQPENCKLMNPSSNMSSMEEPLLPLFQRNQKYSSSKQDRSKSCDVPNRCAPSFHPDTNVKASLSTLNHPPATNENTNIVSTPTLQRVHSSPSIFTSIKEAPCAHELGKQSPSAQYTPSITRQAIVSVILYISIGVTVYMTNVEGFKGKSTFKLVDALYFTIISLCTIGYGDIVPCTTFTKVFTCLFLLIGVRFVDIMLNGLLTNVLDKQRTVLLSTMDDNKLNRVFDTYMIDAEKKRSRGKMKVLLALGVVAGTISICTIIVHEVEGLNWIDSFYLSVISVTTVGYGDYGFSTTAGRLSATVCLLVSTLAVGKAFLFLTDLRMDRRNRRTTKWILQKKMDNEPLAADLDNNAAVSKSDFMIYKLKEMGKIDEKDVTMISDQFDQLGLAKCGNVALADIIGNL; this is encoded by the exons ATGATACCCCAACCTGAGAACTGCAAGCTCATGAATCCTAGCTCAAATATGTCTTCCATGGAGGAGCCTCTGCTGCCTCTATTCCAGCGTAATCAGAAGTATTCTTCCTCCAAGCAAGACAGAAGCAAATCATGCGATGTCCCAAACAGGTGTGCACCTTCCTTTCATCCAGACACTAATGTCAAAGCTAGCCTCAGTACTCTCAATCATCCTCCAGCCACTAATGAAAACACCAATATAGTTTCCACGCCGACTTTACAGCGGGTGCATTCTTCACCTTCTATATTCACATCAATCAAAGAAGCTCCCTGTGCACATGAGCTTGGCAAGCAAAGCCCTTCTGCACAATACACACCATCAATTACAAGGCAAGCTATTGTTAGTGTCATCCTATACATCTCAATAGGAGTCACGGTGTACATGACAAATGTTGAAGGCTTCAAGGGGAAATCCACGTTTAAGTTAGTGGATGCCCTGTACTTCACCATCATAAGCTTGTGCACCATTGGGTATGGTGACATAGTCCCTTGCACTACCTTCACAAAGGTGTTCACATGCTTGTTTCTACTAATAGGTGTTCGCTTTGTTGACATTATGCTAAATGGACTGTTGACAAATGTGCTAGACAAGCAGAGAACAGTCCTACTTAGCACAATGGATGACAATAAGCTGAACAGGGTATTTGACACATACATGATCGATGCTGAAAAGAAAAGGTCAAGAGGGAAGATGAAAGTACTACTTGCACTAGGCGTTGTTGCAGGGACTATCTCAATTTGTACAATCATAGTACATGAGGTGGAGGGCCTAAATTGGATTGACAGCTTCTATTTATCAGTCATTTCTGTGACAACAGTTGGATATGGGGATTATGGCTTCTCAACTACAGCTGGAAGGCTCTCCGCGACTGTGTGTCTGTTGGTGAGCACGTTGGCAGTTGGCAAGGCATTCTTGTTCCTAACGGATCTAAGGATGGACAGAAGGAACCGACGAACTACAAAATGGATCCTCCAGAAGAAAATGGACAATGAGCCGCTTGCTGCAGACCTTGATAACAATGCAGCTGTAAG CAAATCAGATTTTATGATCTACAAGCTGAAAGAGATGGGGAAGATCGACGAGAAAGATGTCACGATGATCTCAGACCAGTTTGATCAGCTAGGCCTTGCAAAATGTGGAAATGTTGCTCTTGCTGACATAATTGGAAACTTATGA
- the LOC123061794 gene encoding transcription repressor MYB5, which produces MARRKPPAQHGARSEDGQAQSTAPPLKRGPWTAEEDEVLARFVAREGEGRWRTLPRRAGLLRCGKSCRLRWMNYLRPDIKRGPIAEDEEDLILRLHRVLGNRWSLIAGRLPGRTDNEIKNYWNSHLSKKLVAQGLDPRTHMPLAAAPGKTAAPTDKTTAAPTVRPPQPLPPPALVLPTSSAAGTGRDGRDNPGDGGNDDLAAAMSVDAHDFEGFGDQLLADYAASRGVFNDVMGCPMVDDDTFTSFLDSLMNERQLAADHKVGAI; this is translated from the exons ATGGCACGACGGAAGCCGCCGGCGCAGCATGGAGCCCGGAGCGAGGACGGCCAAGCCCAGTCGACGGCGCCGCCGCTGAAGCGGGGGCCGTGGAcggcggaggaggacgaggtgctGGCGCGGTTCGTGgcgcgggagggggaggggcggtggcgcACGCTGCCGCGGCGGGcgggcctgctgcgctgcggcAAGAGCTGCCGCCTGCGGTGGATGAACTACCTCCGGCCGGACATCAAGCGCGGCCCCATCGCCGAGGACGAGGAGGACCTCATCCTCCGCCTCCACCGCGTCCTCGGCAACCG GTGGTCGCTGATCGCCGGGAGGCTGCCGGGGCGCACGGACAACGAGATCAAGAACTACTGGAACTCGCACCTCAGCAAGAAGCTCGTCGCCCAGGGCCTCGACCCGCGGACGCACATGCCGCTCGCCGCTGCTCCCGGCAAGACGGCAGCTCCTACCGACAAGACGACGGCGGCGCCGACGGTCAGACCGCCGCAACCTCTGCCCCCGCCAGCGCTTGTGCTGCCGACCTCGTCTGCCGCTGGAACTGGACGCGACGGCCGTGACAACCCAGGCGACGGAGGCAATGACGACCTCGCCGCGGCGATGAGCGTCGACGCCCATGACTTCGAAGGTTTCGGTGATCAGCTTCTCGCCGACTACGCTGCTTCCCGCGGAGTCTTCAACGACGTGATGGGGTGTCCAATGGTGGACGACGACACCTTCACCTCGTTCCTCGATTCCTTGATGAATGAGCGCCAGTTGGCTGCTGATCACAAGGTTGGCGCTATCTAG
- the LOC123061793 gene encoding uncharacterized protein, which produces MAFASSLVAPLPPPPPAARAGWRRARAAPRRLVLAASSRGGGSAPAPAPPTFDRLREQLLQLHAEADLTQSKANSARVRLVRLTEAAENLKKRAVVSVRMGRENEAVELLVQKKKLTNALENIKERIELLDKLSAKISEVISVKQNMLIEHALRPGTTNVEDSNDHIRVFSGKIDDRVDETSDSNLAGHSKRSELQMADSFTFSKDHDPTNIMDDHSAYDDFVQHIDSQLSSLQCEIDHYTSSQLAKELDTQQSINDKLHKLSTILKLITETRERIAKISDNTVSESGSDGLR; this is translated from the exons ATGGCCTTCGCCTCGTCGCTAGTGGCGCCGCTGCCCCCGCCGCCTCCTGCCGCGAGGGCGGGGTGGAGGCGCGCGAGGGCGGCCCCTCGGCGGCTCGTCCTGGCGGCATCCAGCCGAGGCGGCGGCTCGGCCCCGGCCCCGGCCCCGCCGACGTTCGACCGGCTGCGGGAGCAGCTCCTCCAACTCCACGCCGAAGCCGACCTCACCCAATCCAAAG CAAATAGTGCTCGGGTGAGGCTTGTGCGGTTGACCGAGGCTGCTGAGAATCTTAAGAAGAGAGCCGTGGTCAGTGTTCGGATGGGCAGAGAGAATGAGGCAGTGGAATTACTTGTGCAGAAGAAGAAGTTGACCAATGCTTTGGAGAACATAAAGGAGCGCATTGAGCTGCTTGACAAGCTTTCCGCAAAGATTAGTGAG GTTATTTCGGTGAAGCAGAATATGTTAATTGAACACGCGTTGCGTCCAGGGACGACTAATGTTGAGGACTCCAATGACCATATAAGGGTGTTCTCCGGTAAAATTGATGATCGGGTGGATGAGACTAGTGATTCAAACTTGGCTGGCCACTCCAAGAGAAGTGAACTTCAGATGGCTGATAGCTTCACATTCTCCAAGGATCACGACCCAACAAACATCATGGATGATCATTCTGCATATGATGATTTTGTGCAGCATATTGATTCACAGCTGAGTTCATTACAATGTGAAATTGATCACTACACCAGTTCCCAATTAGCAAAAGAGTTGGACACTCAGCAGTCTATaaatgacaagttgcacaaattgTCAACCATATTGAAGCTTATAACTGAAACTAGAGAAAG GATTGCGAAGATTTCGGATAACACAGTAAGTGAGAGTGGATCTGATGGCTTGAGATGA